The window CCGGTCACCGTGACCGGGGTACCGGTGTCGACGCTCGCCGCGCCCGACCAGAAGGTGTCGACATAGCGTCCCTTCGTACTGGGCTCGGTCCAGTGGTGGTCGCTGAAGCCGATCTTCACCTGACCCGGCGGGAGACCGAGCAGGGTGTACCGGCCGTCGGCGTCGGTGGTGGTGCTCGACGCGGCCGCGGTGCCGGTCGAGTCGAACAGCCAGCCGGTGACCCAGATGCCCTTGATCGGGGCGCCGGCCGCATCCGTCACCCGCCCGGCGACGGTGCCTGAGGTCTTCAGCAGCGCGTTGCGCCCGGTCAGCGCGCCACCGGCGGGCAGTGCCGAGGGGTTCGCATTGCTGAGCATCGACTTGCCGCTCCACCACTGCAGTGCGTGGTCGTCGAGGGTGCTGAACGAGATGCGGTAGGTGCCCGCTGGGAGGGAGCGCACGGTGTAGGCGCCCTTGCCCGAGGTGTAGGTGTAACCGGCATACGCTCCATCGGCGTCGTAGACGTTCACGTTGGCCTGGGGCAGGGGCACGAGCGTCTGTGCATCCTTCACGATGCCTGAGATCGAGCCACCCTTCGTCAGGGATGCGTTCACGCCGGTCACGACCTGGGAGGTGGCGACCGTGGTGGTCGTCGCGGCTGAGCGGAGGCCGGCACCACCGCTCCACTGGTAGGCGTAGGCGGCGCTGTCGGCGACGGAGCTCGGGGCGAACTTGAACGAGTAGCTTCCGGCCGGGAGACCGGTGATCGTGTATGCGCCGCCGGCGTCGGTGTAGCCGCTCTTCGAGCTGAAGCCGGAGGCGTCGACGGCCGAGACCGTCACCATCGACAGCGGGGCGCCGGTGGTCGCGGATGTCACCGTGCCGCTCACGGTCGCGCCGCGGGTGAGGGTGATGTCCCGCTTCGTCACAGCCTGGCCGGCGGTGACCGCGATCGGCGTCGCGGTCTCGCGGGTCGGCTTCCCCTTCCACCACTGCGGGGTGTAGTCCGCAGACGGGGACAGGTTGACGCCGAGGAGATAGCTGCCCGAACGGAGCCCGCCGATGACGTAGGAACCCGCGGCGTTCGTGTTGGCCCAGCCGACGATGCTGCCGTCGGGGTTCACGACCTGCACGCTGACGTACTGCAGCGGGACACCTCCGGTGCCCTTGATCGTGCCGCTGATGCTGCCGCCCGGTGCCAGGGCGGCGTCACGGCCGACGGTGGTCTTGCCGCTCGAGACGGTGAAGAACGTGGCCTCGCTCTGGGATGCCCGGTCGTTCCACCACTCGTCGATGTACGCGGACTCGGCCGACGCGTCGAAGGAGAGAGTCGTCGCACCCGGGGCGACACCGGTGATCCGGTACGCCCCGGCGGCGTCGGTGACGGCGGTCTGCCCGAAGGTGTAGCTGCCGCTTTTCGGTCGGGCTTGCACGCTGACGCCCGCCAGGGGCCGGCCCGTGGATGCGTCGGTCACCGTGCCGCTCACGGCACCCGTGCGCACGAGGCCGGCGTCGATGCCGGTCACGTCCGAGCCGTCCACCCGGAGGAGCGTCGCCGAGAGGAAGTCGGTCGTGTCGTTCCAGTACTCGTTGACGTAGGAGGGCTGGTTCTGGAAGGAGAGGACGTAGTCCCCGGTCGGCACCGAGTCGATGCGGTAGGCACCCTGCGCATCGGTGTAGGTGTATCCCCAGAACCCCGTTCCGTTGCGCTGCGAAGCGGAGACGAAGGTGTTCGGGATCACTGCGCCGGTGCCCGCGTTGCGGACGACACCGGAGATGCTGCCCAGCGCTGCGGCGCGCTGGGCCGGGGGCTCCGTCGCTGCCGGCGTCGGCGTCGGCGCGGGTGTCTTCGAAGGCGCTGGTGTCTTCGTAGGCGTGGGCTGAGGTGTCGGCGCAGCAGTCGGTGTCGGCGCAGACGTCGGCGTCGGCGCAGACGTCGGCGTCGGCGCCGCGGTCGGCGTCGCCGTGGGTGCCGGGGTGGTTGCCGGTGCCGTCGACGGCACCGGCGTCGGAGACGGAGACGGAGTGGAGGTGGCCACCGGTGCCGGAGCGGCCGTCGACGTGGGCGTGGGAGTCGGTGTGGGAGTCGACGCCACCGCCGCTCCTGCGCCGCCGAGCATCCCGCCCAGCAACGCTGTGATCAGCAGGGTTCCCGCGATGGTTCGGCGGATTCGCGCGGCGCGCAGGTGCAGAGGCACGTGGTCTCCCCGGGTCGACGAGCGGTGCTGCCCGAGCAGAGCCGGCGTCCCCCGCCTGCCCCGTCGAGAAAACTATCGGCGCGCTCCCCCGACCACAACTCCCCCGTGCGGGGTGCAGACGCGGGCTAGCGCTTCTTCTTGGAGCCGGACGTCGACGAGCGCTTCTTCGACGGCTTCTTGTCGGAGACGACGTCGTCGGCCTCCTTCGCGGCCCGGAGGCTCGTGAGGCCGGCGCGCACCGCGGCGCTGAAGCCGGCGAGGCGGATCAGGGGCCCGCCCACCGATGCCGCGAACAGCGCGACGAGCGACGTGACGTTGCCCGTCACCTCCTCGACGTTCCGGGTGATGACGTCGACCCGGGCGAGCTGCTTGTTCGCCTCCTGCACGGTCACCGTCGACTCGGCGAGGATCGGCGTGATGCCGTCGCTGACGTCTTTGATGGAGTCGCGGGTCTGATCGAACACGCCGCCGAGCTTCAGCAGGGGCACGGCGATCAGGCCGACCAGCACGGCGAACACTCCGGCGGCGATCAGGCCTGCGATATCTCCACCGGTCACGGTGACTCCTTCAGGAAAGCGACCCGGGCGGGGCCGGATACGACGAGAGCGGGCCACCCTGTGGGCGACCCGCTCTCTAGTATGTCGTGACTCGTGCTGCTAGCGGCCCGAGTAGTACTCGACCACGAGCTGGACCTCGCAGGTCACGGGGACCTGCGCGCGCTTCGGGCGGGCGACGAGGCGCGCCTGGAGCTTGTCGAGCTCGACCTCGAGGTAGGCCGGGGTCTTCGGGAGCAGGTCGATGTGACCACCGGCGGCGGCGACCTGGAAGGGCTCGGTGCCCTCGGAGCGCTGCTTGACGTGGATCATCTGGCCCGGCTTCACGCGGAAGGAGGGGCGGTCGACGAGCTGGCCGTCGACGAGGATGTGACGGTGCACGACCATCTGACGGGCCTGCGCGGTGGTGCGGGCGAAGCCGGCACGCAGCACGAGGGCGTCGAGGCGCATCTCGAGGAGCTCGACCAGGTTCTCACCGGTCAGGCCCTTCGCGCGGCGGGCCTCTTCGAAGGCGATGGTCAGCTGCTTCTCGCGGATGCCGTACTGGGCGCGCAGACGCTGCTTCTCGCGCAGACGGACGGCGTAGTCGCTGTCCTGCTTGCGCTTGGTGCGGCCGTGCTCACCGGGAGCGTAGGGGCGCTTCTCGAGGTACTTGGCCGCCTTCGGGGTGAGGGGGATGCCGAGTGCCCGCGAGAGGCGGGTCTTGCTGCGCGTACGCGACTTGGTAGCCACTTACGTCCTTTCGTAGAGATTCTTACAAGATGAATTGCGCACCGATGCACGCGAGTGAATCCACAGGATTCCAAGTAAGAGGGTGTGTGCCGGGCGGTTCGGCTAAAGAACGCGGCCCCGTTATCGAACATCGATCGGCAGCCGCTCCGAAATGACGCTGATTAGGCGTCTACGAGAATAGCACAGCGGATGCCGTCAGCCCTGCGTTCCCCGCGTGATGTCGCGGAGTTTCGCGAGCCGCGCCGAGACCTCCCGCTCGTGGCCGTGATCGGTGGGGTCGTAGTAGACCTTGCCGGTCAGCTCGTCGGGCAGGTACTGCTGCTTCACGACCCCCACGTCGCTGTCGTGCGGGTACTTGTAGCCCTTGCCGTGGCCGAGGCGCTTGGCGCCCGCGTAGTGCGCGTCGCGCAGGTGCTTGGGCACCCGCCCGAAGTTGCCGGCCTTGACGTCGGCGATCGCGGCGTTGATGCCCATGTAGGCCGCGTTCGACTTCGGCGCGGTGGCGAGGTACACCACGGCCTCGGCGAGCGGCAGCCGCCCCTCGGGCATGCCGATCATCTGCACGGCCTCGGCCGCGGCCACCGCGATGGGCAGGGCTTGCGGGTCGGCGATGCCGATGTCCTCCGCGGCGAGGATGATCACCCGACGCGCGATGAACCGCGGGTCCTCCCCCGCCTCGAACATGCGAGCCAGGTAATGCAGCGAGGCGTCGACGTCGCTGCCGCGCACTGACTTGATGAACGCGCTGATCACGTCGTAGTGCTCGTCGCCGTTGCGGTCGTAGCGCAGCAGCGCCCGGTCGACCGACTGCTCGAGCACCTCGGGGGTGATGACGGGCAGCGGATGCTCGTCGCCCTCGCGATCGTCGTCGTCCTCGTCGTCGCCCTCGTCTCCGTCGTGGCCCGCGGCTCCCGCCCCCTCCGCGGCCGCCAGCGCCGTGCCGGCCGACGCCTCGAGCGCGGTGAGGGCACGGCGGGCGTCACCCGAGGCCATGCGGATGATGGCGGCCCGCGCCTCGGGGTCGAGCTCGACCGTGCCGGCGAGCCCCCGCGCATCCGTCACCGCACGATCGATGAGCACACCGAGGTCGTCGTCGGTGAGCTGCTCGAGGGTGAGCAGGAGCGAGCGCGACAGCAGCGGGGAGATGACGGAGAAGGAGGGGTTCTCGGTGGTCGCGGCGACCAGGATGACCCAGCCGTTCTCGACACCGGGCAGCAGCGCGTCTTGCTGGGCCTTGGTGAAGCGGTGGATCTCGTCGAGGAAGAGCACGGTCGAGAGGCCGTAGAGATCGCGGTTGCGGAACGCGTCCTCCATCACCTGCCGGACGTCTTTCACACCGGCGGTGACGGCCGAGAGCTCGACGAACTTGCGGCCCGAGGAGTGCGCGATCGCCTGCGCGAGCGTGGTCTTGCCGGTGCCGGGAGGACCCCAGAGGATGACCGACACGGAACCCGCGGCCCCGGTGCGGTCGGTCGCGAGGTTGACGAGGGGGGAACCCGGCCGGAGGAGGTGGCGCTGACCGGCCACTTCGTCGAGGCTTCTCGGGCGCATTCGCACCGCAAGAGGGACCGCCCCGGAGTGGAGTCCCGGTTGCTGAAGAGCCATGCGTCTAGGGTACTGTGATGGGCCGACAGCGCCCGGCGGAACGACGACACTGGAGGACCTGTGGCACCCAGCAATCAGGAGCGTGCTGCTCGTGAGGCCCGCACCCGTCTGCGCGAGTACCAGGCTCGGCAGCAGGCGCACACCGAGCGCATCCGCCGACGCACCCGCGACAACGTGATCGCGGCGGTCGTGGTCGTCGTTCTGATCGCCGGCGTCACGGCCGCGCAGCTGTTCTACTTCAGCGGCGGCCCAGGCGCGCCCGCCGCCTCCTCGGCCCCCACCGCGACACCGGCCGCGACCGATGCCCCCGCCGACGGCGACGACGCCGCGGAGGGCCAGAACACCGGCGACGTCCCGCCCACGAGCCTCGCCGAGGGCCGCGACTGGACCGGCACGATGACGATCAACGACATCCCGCTCGGCATCACGCTCGACGGGGCCGCGGCGCCCCAGGCGGTCTCGGCCTTCATCGCGCAGGCGCAGTCGGGCTTCTTCACCGGCACCTCCTGCCACCGCCTCACCACGAGCGGCATCTTCGTGCTGCAGTGCGGCGACCCGACCGGCACGGGCACCGGCGGCCCAGGCTACAGCTACGGCCCGGTCGAGAACGCCCCGGCCGACGACGTCTACCCCGCCGGCACGCTCGCCATGGCCCGTCAGGGCGGCAACGGCTACAGCATGGGCAGCCAGTTCTTCATCGTCTACGACGACTCGACGATCCCGTCCGACGCCGCGGGCGGCTACACCGTGCTCGGGCAGGTCACCTCGGGGCTCGACCAGCTCGACTCCTCGGTGATCGCGGCCGGTGCCGTCGACGGCGCGCCCGACGGCAAGCCGGCGGCGGCGGCCGTCATCACCGACGTCACCGTCCAGTAGCCCAGCACGGCCGGTGCTCGGGGCGTCCCGTGCTCTAGGCTTGTGGCCGTACTCCAGACATCGTCGACAGGATGGTTCCGTGACCGATTCAGATCAGCACCCGTGGGGGCGAGTCGACGACGACGGCTCCGTCTACGTCCGTGAGGCCGAGGGCGAGCGTCTCGTCGGCCAGTATCCCGATGGCAGCAAAGAAGAGGCGCTTCGCTACTTCGAGCGAAAGTTCACCGACCTCGCCGGGCAGGTGACGCTGCTCGAGCAGCGCGCCAAGCGCGGCGCTCCGGCGGCCGACATCGCGAAGACCGTCAAGACGCTCTCGGCCTCGCTCGCCTCGGCCAACGCCGTCGGCGACCTCGCGGCCCTGCAGAAGCGCGTCGAGGCGCTGCAGTCGACGGTCTCCGAGATCACCGAGAAGCAGTCGGCCGAAGACAAGGCGCTGGTCGATCAGGCCATCCTCGACCGCACCGCGATCGTCATCGAGATCGAGACCCTCGCGGGCCACGACCCGGCCAAGGCGCAGTGGAAGAACGTGACCGCGCAGATCGACGAGCTCTTCGGCCGCTGGCAGAAGCACCAGCAGGAGGGCCCGCGGCTCCCCCGCGCCGAGGCCGGCGAGCTGTGGAAGCGCTTCCGTGAGGCCCGCACCACGCTCGAGACGCAGCGCAAGGCGTTCTTCGCCGAGCTCGACCAGGTGCACCGCGACGCGCGCACGCGCAAGCAGGCGCTCGTCGAGCAGGCCGAGGCGCTCGAGGCGCGCGGCTCCGACGGCATCCCCGCCTATCGCGACCTGCTCGCGCAGTGGAAGGCCACCGGGCGCGCCGGCAAGAAGTACGACGACGCGCTCTGGGACAGGTTCAAGGCCGCCGGTGACGTGCTGTACTCCGCCCGCAGCGAGGTCGCCGCCCGCGACGAGTCCGAGTTCGGCGAGAACCTCACCGCGAAGCTCGCTCTCCTCGAGGAGGCCGAGCCCCTGCTGAAGGAGACCGACCGCACCAAGGCGCGCGAGGCCCTGATCTCGATCCAGCGTCGCTGGGACGAGATCGGCAAGGTGCCGCGCGAGCAGGTCAAGACGGTCGAAGACCGCCTGCGCCGGGTCGAGACCGCCGTGCGCAAGCTCGACGAGGAGCACTGGAGCCGCAACAACCCCGAGAAGAAGGCCCGCAGCGAGGGTCTCGCCTCGCAGCTGACCGGCGCCATCGAGAAGCTGCAGCGCGAGATCGACGACGCGAAGTCGGCCGGCGACACGAAGAAGGCCGCCGAGCTGCAGGAGGCGCTCGACGCGCGCAAGGTCTGGCTCGACGCCCTGGGCTGAACCTCACTGGGCTGATCCTCCCTGGGCTGATCTCCTCCTCCACCGGCACGAAGCCCGGGTCGTTCATCCACAGATTCCGGATGCGCGACCCGGCCTTCTGGCGTCCCTGGCACCATCGGGCCATGCCACCTTCGCTGCCCTTCCTCCTCGGCACCGCCGAACTCCCGCTGGCCGAACTCCACGCCGCGCGCCTCGACGGCGAGCTCGTCGGAGTGGGCGACCGCTTCTCGCCCACCGACATCGCCCGAACGGTCGACCTGCGCGGAGCGCGCGAGCTGAGGGCGCTGGCCCTGGTGCCCCGGCTGCCCGCGGGCCTCGTGGTGGAGCGACGCACGGCGGCCTGGCTGCACGGGGCGTGGGCGGCACCACCCGCCCCGCTGGAGCTCTGCCTGCGCAGCGATCACCGGGTGCGCGTGGGGCCGAACGTCGCGTGGACGGTGAGGCAGGCGGTGCTCCGGCCCGACGAGCTGCTGCTCGTACGGGGCGTGCTCAGCACGACGCCACTCCGCACGGCACTCGACCTGCTGCGCCTGCAGCCCGACGGCCGCTTCGACCGGCGGCACCGCAGCGCGGTCGTCACCCTGCTGCTGATGCAGCCCCGCGGCCGCGAGCGGGCCGAAGCCGTTCTGCACCGCTCACCGCACCTGCCGCACAAGCAGCGCGCCCTCGACCGCCTGGGGGCCCTGGAGCTCTGAACCCGCCCACGCCGGACGGCGCCCGACGCCGGGACTGCGTGACGCCAGGAGAGCACCCGACGCGTCGGCGGGCGTTCGCTCAGCCGCCGCTGACGCGATAGACGTCGTAGACGGCGTCGATGCGTCGCACCGCGTTCAGCACGCGGTCGAGGTGCGTGGTGTCACCCATCTCGAAGACGAAGCGGCTGATCGCGAGGCGATCGCTCGAGGTGTTGACCGAGGCGGAGAGGATGTTGACGTGATGCTCCGACAGCACCCGCGTGACGTCGGAGAGCAGCCCGGAGCGGTCGAGCGCCTCGACCTGGATCTGCACCAGGAAGACGCTCTTGGACGACGGCGCCCATTCCACGTCGATCATGCGCTCGGGCTCGTTCAGCAGCGACGCCACGTTGTGGCAATCCGACTGGTGCACCGAGACACCGGAGCCGCGCGTCACGAAGCCGACGATCGGGTCGCCAGGCACGGGGGTGCAGCACTTGGCGAGCTTCACCAGGATGTCGGGGGCGCCGCGCACCAGCACGCCGGAGTCGCTGTGCGTCACCCGCGGGCGGTTGCCGACGAACACGTCGACGTCGGAGTCGTCGCTCTCGACCTCGGTCTGCAGCGAGGCGAGCACCTTCTCGATCACCGACTGGGTCGAGATGTGCCCCTCACCGATGGCCGCGTACAGGCCCGACACGTTGTCGTAGTGCAGCTGCGAGGCCACGTCGGCGATCGAGTCCTGGCTCATCAGCTTCTGCAGCGGCAGGTTCTGCTTGCGCATCGCCCGGGCGATGGCGTCGCGGCCCTGCTCGATGGCCTCGTCTCGCCGCTCCTTCGTGAACCACTGGCGGATCTTGTTGCGCGCCCGCGGGCTCTGAACGAAGCTCAGCCAGTCCTGGGAGGGGCCGGAGTCGGGGTTCTTCGAGGTGAACACCTCGACCACGTCGCCCGAACCCAGGGTGGAGTCCAGCGGCACGAGCCGTCCGTTCACCTTGGCGCCCATGGTGCGGTGCCCCACCTCGGTGTGCACGGCGTAGGCGAAGTCGACCGGGGTCGCGCCCGCGGGCAGTCCGATCACCTTGCCCTTGGGCGTGAAGACGTAGACCTCCTTCGCGCCGATCTCGAAGCGCAGCGAGTCGAGGAACTCGCCGGGGTCGACGGTCTCG of the Herbiconiux flava genome contains:
- a CDS encoding DUF948 domain-containing protein, whose amino-acid sequence is MTGGDIAGLIAAGVFAVLVGLIAVPLLKLGGVFDQTRDSIKDVSDGITPILAESTVTVQEANKQLARVDVITRNVEEVTGNVTSLVALFAASVGGPLIRLAGFSAAVRAGLTSLRAAKEADDVVSDKKPSKKRSSTSGSKKKR
- a CDS encoding peptidylprolyl isomerase, whose protein sequence is MAPSNQERAAREARTRLREYQARQQAHTERIRRRTRDNVIAAVVVVVLIAGVTAAQLFYFSGGPGAPAASSAPTATPAATDAPADGDDAAEGQNTGDVPPTSLAEGRDWTGTMTINDIPLGITLDGAAAPQAVSAFIAQAQSGFFTGTSCHRLTTSGIFVLQCGDPTGTGTGGPGYSYGPVENAPADDVYPAGTLAMARQGGNGYSMGSQFFIVYDDSTIPSDAAGGYTVLGQVTSGLDQLDSSVIAAGAVDGAPDGKPAAAAVITDVTVQ
- the rpsD gene encoding 30S ribosomal protein S4, which gives rise to MATKSRTRSKTRLSRALGIPLTPKAAKYLEKRPYAPGEHGRTKRKQDSDYAVRLREKQRLRAQYGIREKQLTIAFEEARRAKGLTGENLVELLEMRLDALVLRAGFARTTAQARQMVVHRHILVDGQLVDRPSFRVKPGQMIHVKQRSEGTEPFQVAAAGGHIDLLPKTPAYLEVELDKLQARLVARPKRAQVPVTCEVQLVVEYYSGR
- a CDS encoding DUF349 domain-containing protein, which translates into the protein MTDSDQHPWGRVDDDGSVYVREAEGERLVGQYPDGSKEEALRYFERKFTDLAGQVTLLEQRAKRGAPAADIAKTVKTLSASLASANAVGDLAALQKRVEALQSTVSEITEKQSAEDKALVDQAILDRTAIVIEIETLAGHDPAKAQWKNVTAQIDELFGRWQKHQQEGPRLPRAEAGELWKRFREARTTLETQRKAFFAELDQVHRDARTRKQALVEQAEALEARGSDGIPAYRDLLAQWKATGRAGKKYDDALWDRFKAAGDVLYSARSEVAARDESEFGENLTAKLALLEEAEPLLKETDRTKAREALISIQRRWDEIGKVPREQVKTVEDRLRRVETAVRKLDEEHWSRNNPEKKARSEGLASQLTGAIEKLQREIDDAKSAGDTKKAAELQEALDARKVWLDALG
- a CDS encoding MSCRAMM family protein, coding for MIPNTFVSASQRNGTGFWGYTYTDAQGAYRIDSVPTGDYVLSFQNQPSYVNEYWNDTTDFLSATLLRVDGSDVTGIDAGLVRTGAVSGTVTDASTGRPLAGVSVQARPKSGSYTFGQTAVTDAAGAYRITGVAPGATTLSFDASAESAYIDEWWNDRASQSEATFFTVSSGKTTVGRDAALAPGGSISGTIKGTGGVPLQYVSVQVVNPDGSIVGWANTNAAGSYVIGGLRSGSYLLGVNLSPSADYTPQWWKGKPTRETATPIAVTAGQAVTKRDITLTRGATVSGTVTSATTGAPLSMVTVSAVDASGFSSKSGYTDAGGAYTITGLPAGSYSFKFAPSSVADSAAYAYQWSGGAGLRSAATTTTVATSQVVTGVNASLTKGGSISGIVKDAQTLVPLPQANVNVYDADGAYAGYTYTSGKGAYTVRSLPAGTYRISFSTLDDHALQWWSGKSMLSNANPSALPAGGALTGRNALLKTSGTVAGRVTDAAGAPIKGIWVTGWLFDSTGTAAASSTTTDADGRYTLLGLPPGQVKIGFSDHHWTEPSTKGRYVDTFWSGAASVDTGTPVTVTGGGVVPDVSTSMTLRPKPFTTSPVPTITGTAAVGSILKAVTTGWSPAPAFGYQWLCSGTPIPGATASSYRLVKADAGATVSVAVTGTLTGYTTTTRTSSVTAAVLAKLSATPTPIISGVPSVGTTLTAQPGAWAPAPVALSYQWLRDGVPLTGKVKSVYLLSTADTGHSISVAVTGTKQGYAIVTQTSSPVAIRAAG
- a CDS encoding replication-associated recombination protein A; its protein translation is MALQQPGLHSGAVPLAVRMRPRSLDEVAGQRHLLRPGSPLVNLATDRTGAAGSVSVILWGPPGTGKTTLAQAIAHSSGRKFVELSAVTAGVKDVRQVMEDAFRNRDLYGLSTVLFLDEIHRFTKAQQDALLPGVENGWVILVAATTENPSFSVISPLLSRSLLLTLEQLTDDDLGVLIDRAVTDARGLAGTVELDPEARAAIIRMASGDARRALTALEASAGTALAAAEGAGAAGHDGDEGDDEDDDDREGDEHPLPVITPEVLEQSVDRALLRYDRNGDEHYDVISAFIKSVRGSDVDASLHYLARMFEAGEDPRFIARRVIILAAEDIGIADPQALPIAVAAAEAVQMIGMPEGRLPLAEAVVYLATAPKSNAAYMGINAAIADVKAGNFGRVPKHLRDAHYAGAKRLGHGKGYKYPHDSDVGVVKQQYLPDELTGKVYYDPTDHGHEREVSARLAKLRDITRGTQG